A window of Maioricimonas rarisocia genomic DNA:
ATAGCAAGCTGGTCACCCGATGTTGAGAAGACCAGGCCGAGCGGACGCTGACCGCCGATGGCGACTTTCGCGCGCAGCGCGTATCCGTCCCCATGCCGGTTCCATACGGACGTGATCCCTTCGGTGCCGGCAACGGCGATCCGACTTCCGTCGGTCGTTGATGCACAGAGGGCCGCGCCGTCCACATTGCGGGGGAGACCGGTCGGGGGAGGCAGCCGCTCGAGCTCGCCGTTGTTCAATCGCAACTGAAAGAGCTGTCCATCCGTGTCTCCCAGCAGGAGCCGGTCGTGCGACAGGGAAACGACCGCTGCCACCTGTGGTGAGATCTCGATGCCGACGGGGTCGGCACAGAGTGCGAATGCAGTGCTGAACGCCAAGAGCATCCCGACTCCGGCCAGAAGACGAGCACATCTCCGCGGCGCCGGCAACGGCCCTGTACGCCAGCCGCCGAACAGCCCCGCGCGGGCACTTTGACGCGGTCCGACATGCGGCTTCGCCATCGTCCAGCTCCTGTTGGCCGGCAGAAGTTCCTGCAGGTCAGGCATCGCCTGCGTCTCCGGGATTAAGCGAACAAACGAGCCGCGACCGTGAGGGAGCGGAACCAGGCCCCCGGCAGCGTGAGCTGCGGAGGGAATCGCAAGTCGTCTGACGTTACCGCCGAGCTCACACTCTGGGCTCGCCTGTGCATGGATGTCACTGTTTGTCGGACAGTGCCGGACCTGCAGACCTACCGTCCCGGCTCCCAGGTCCACACAACCGCTCCCTCCGCATCGAGCAATCGGAGTTGCCGCAGCCGGATCTCTCCCGCGCTCTGAGCCGGGTCCAGCCGGATCGCCGTGATCGCATGCCCGGCCTGAAAGGTTTCCGTGTACGTGTGCGACTCGCCATCGTGCATGATATCAACGACGACACTCCGGTCCCGGAAGAACGCCGGCTTCACCCCGCGCTCCTGCCAGAAGAACTGCCCCCGCCCCCGGGCCGTCGACGACATCGTGATCTCCACGCGATACTCGCCGGCCGGCAGCGGCCGGGCCAGCTGCCTGCTCAGATGCGGATCCCCCCCCGTACTGGTGATCTGCAGTGCTTCCCCTTTCAGTGCCAGCCGGCAGTCCTTCACGGCTCGCCAGCCGGCAACCGCCGGGGGAAGCTCCGCCCGCCTGCCGGGATCGCGCTTCGGTCGCGGGCGTCCCTCGTCTTCCGGTCGGTACTGCGCCGGATCGAACTGCGGGTTCGGCGTGGGACGGACCGCGTCGGTCTCGACCAGAAAGTGCTCGATCAGCGCATCCAGTTCCTGAACCCGGTCCGGCATCGCAGCGGCCAGATCCTTTGTCTCCCCCGGATCATCCTGCAGGTTGAAGAGCTTCCAGCGATGGGCGCCGTCCTCGCCACCATGAAACAGACGGATCAGCTTCCAGTACCCCCGATGCACGCTGACGGCCGGCGGCTGCCAGTCGGGAACCCGCGGTGCATGCGGGAAATACGTGAAGATCGCCTCCCGCTCCAGGTCCTTCCCCTCCAGTGCCGGCAGAATGCTGATGCCGTCGAACGTCTGTCCGTCCCGCGGCGGGATCTGCAGCATCTCCAGCAACGTCGGGTAGAAGTCGGATGACTGGATCACCTGGTCACTCCGCGAGCCGGCTTCAACTTCGCCGGGCCAGACGACCACACACGGGCCGCGCACGCCCCCCTCGTACATCGTTGCCTTGCCGCCCCGCAGCGGTGCGTTGCTGGTCGGCGTTGTGCCATCCACCTCGTTGTACATGTTGCCGCCGTTGTCCGAGGCGAACACGATGATCGTCCGCTCGCTCAGTCCCAGCCGATCGAGTGCATCGAGCAGCGTGCCGACCGCGTCGTCC
This region includes:
- a CDS encoding sulfatase produces the protein MQRALYSLTLLILLLTGRLQADERPNVLFILADDLGWSDTTLYGTTTLYETPNIERLAARGMTFTRAYAASPLCSPTRASILTGLSPARIGITSPSCHLLQVRLEATPGNRAPPQFKAVPINSATRFDTRYHTLPEALKQAGYATGHFGKWHLGHEPYSPLEHGFDVDVPHWPGPGPAGSYVAPWKFPDFDPDTPNEHIEDRMAKEAVAFMQANRDRPFFLNYWMFSVHAPFDAKRELIEKYRGQVDSNNPQRSPTYAAMIESMDDAVGTLLDALDRLGLSERTIIVFASDNGGNMYNEVDGTTPTSNAPLRGGKATMYEGGVRGPCVVVWPGEVEAGSRSDQVIQSSDFYPTLLEMLQIPPRDGQTFDGISILPALEGKDLEREAIFTYFPHAPRVPDWQPPAVSVHRGYWKLIRLFHGGEDGAHRWKLFNLQDDPGETKDLAAAMPDRVQELDALIEHFLVETDAVRPTPNPQFDPAQYRPEDEGRPRPKRDPGRRAELPPAVAGWRAVKDCRLALKGEALQITSTGGDPHLSRQLARPLPAGEYRVEITMSSTARGRGQFFWQERGVKPAFFRDRSVVVDIMHDGESHTYTETFQAGHAITAIRLDPAQSAGEIRLRQLRLLDAEGAVVWTWEPGR